The Candidatus Dojkabacteria bacterium genome contains a region encoding:
- a CDS encoding methyltransferase domain-containing protein, translated as MKEKRPRLAVYDDNKYDYSTYWQGRQYEHRAEVLALTCLQAGKPKKGWFIDVGGSFGRLYDTYSEKYMNSVIVDYSVVALKQAKEQLGDKVSLIAANVYNLPFRNSTFQGGQMIRVLHHLDNQPAAVKELERIMSADSEFILEFANKRHLKNRIKAIRSKEFANRLNAPGPFVPESDGVTQGVKPGQKSIFLNYDLPFIKETLSHTKFIISAIRGVSILRSDFIKSHLPLWLMLIFERVFQYISSIFLWTPSVFLKLFKGTGDNYYEGSNIKEILVCPRCKGELEFKAESVQCLDCKQVYKLWDGVWDFRWPQN; from the coding sequence ATGAAAGAAAAAAGACCAAGACTAGCTGTCTACGATGACAATAAATATGACTATTCAACGTATTGGCAAGGACGACAGTATGAACATCGGGCAGAAGTTTTAGCATTGACGTGCCTGCAAGCAGGGAAACCGAAGAAAGGATGGTTTATCGATGTAGGTGGATCATTTGGTCGGTTATACGATACTTATTCAGAAAAATACATGAACTCCGTTATAGTAGACTATTCAGTTGTTGCATTAAAGCAGGCGAAAGAACAGCTGGGAGACAAAGTATCACTAATAGCAGCCAATGTTTACAACCTTCCCTTTCGTAATTCAACCTTTCAGGGTGGTCAGATGATACGAGTACTTCACCACTTAGACAATCAGCCGGCTGCAGTAAAAGAGCTTGAGCGGATAATGAGCGCCGACAGCGAGTTTATCTTGGAATTTGCAAACAAGCGTCACCTGAAAAACAGAATCAAAGCCATTCGTAGTAAAGAGTTTGCAAACAGATTAAATGCCCCGGGACCATTTGTACCGGAATCCGATGGGGTTACCCAAGGTGTTAAGCCCGGTCAAAAGAGCATATTTCTAAACTACGATCTTCCTTTCATTAAAGAAACACTTTCTCATACTAAGTTTATAATTTCAGCGATTCGTGGAGTTTCAATACTTCGAAGTGATTTTATAAAAAGTCATCTTCCATTATGGCTTATGCTTATATTTGAGAGAGTATTCCAGTATATTTCCAGTATATTTCTTTGGACACCTAGCGTATTTTTAAAACTTTTTAAAGGAACCGGCGATAATTATTATGAGGGGTCAAACATAAAAGAGATTCTTGTTTGTCCAAGGTGTAAAGGTGAATTGGAGTTCAAGGCAGAGTCGGTTCAATGTTTAGATTGCAAGCAGGTCTATAAGTTATGGGACGGAGTATGGGATTTTAGATGGCCCCAAAATTAA
- the rsmA gene encoding ribosomal RNA small subunit methyltransferase A has protein sequence MRTKKSLGQNFLNDTKVIFRFIDVLAPTPIDTFIEIGPGKGAVTFRLLPRCKKVIAIEKDDLLAQRLTNKANRQSLSNLTIINKDYFSAEEEISQLVNDPDNTSLLYISSLPYNVSKKILFSLLYEEKGFKKGAFIIQKEVAEDYCSAIPNAAFLSRVVSLVATCEYMFTIPKENFTPMPKVTSAVIKITRKDPLIDSVTEQIDFLKFVRTLYQFKRKVIRNSLKKMFSTTVADELISKFRLENKRVEEVDLTTLVTLYKKCGNLN, from the coding sequence ATGAGAACTAAAAAATCACTTGGCCAAAATTTTTTAAACGATACCAAGGTTATTTTTCGATTCATTGATGTACTTGCACCTACCCCAATCGACACGTTTATTGAGATTGGTCCGGGAAAAGGAGCTGTTACGTTTAGACTATTACCTCGCTGTAAAAAAGTTATTGCAATTGAAAAAGATGATTTATTAGCGCAACGGCTGACAAATAAAGCTAACAGACAAAGCCTGTCTAATCTAACTATAATAAATAAAGACTATTTTTCCGCGGAAGAAGAGATAAGCCAGCTTGTAAATGATCCCGACAACACGTCTCTTTTATACATAAGCTCTCTTCCATACAATGTATCGAAGAAAATCCTGTTTTCCCTACTTTATGAGGAAAAGGGTTTTAAGAAAGGTGCCTTTATCATTCAAAAGGAGGTTGCCGAAGATTACTGTTCGGCGATACCTAATGCGGCCTTCTTAAGTCGTGTAGTCTCTCTTGTCGCAACCTGTGAATATATGTTTACAATTCCCAAGGAAAATTTCACACCAATGCCCAAGGTCACAAGCGCAGTAATAAAAATCACAAGAAAGGATCCGCTAATAGATTCGGTTACGGAACAGATTGACTTTTTAAAATTTGTGCGAACCCTTTATCAGTTTAAGCGTAAGGTGATAAGAAATTCACTCAAAAAGATGTTTTCGACTACCGTAGCCGATGAGTTGATAAGTAAATTTAGATTGGAGAATAAGCGTGTTGAGGAAGTTGATTTAACAACTCTGGTTACCCTGTATAAAAAGTGTGGTAATTTGAATTAA
- a CDS encoding ATP-binding cassette domain-containing protein: MVNRFKKYIKVYLFSFKKLLKYGKASPVIFFFCNIVQIATEVLDTFITGSFVASLVELVIEVPKVSFDNWQEILGFVLGTNALRYGLIKIALSLVNRVRNYIIEVISDKFYTDSWKLFNIDLAEKFSRLNLEEVESTNFLDLLNKVRNNWYYKFDEFYITTRDLISSLFGFIATGLIIWQHNPTWFFIILAFVIPEGILLIILAAVDQKRIDQDTVDNVISDYSLTTLLDTRSVEEKRVDGIFKLFKRKYIDTMENIGSRYLKFAGKRSFLRLVFNLFSMGCLFFYQIKVIVQTITARLSVSNGIYLFGFLDYFWNKANTLFLQLVGFFTLNGYLEYFYDLENLPTMHEQSTGNRKMPTKNLSLSLVDFSFNYPNSDKEVLQRVNFSTQPNEKILFLGKDGSGKSSIIKVLTGLYKIKTGDIQINGTSIKDFAPGELKNSISAVFDDFGRYYYSIRDNIMLGDIGKPFSVQKYKKALEVTLLDEWMEESNISDQTLLGKINDDGIEIPSGHWQRIALARAVYGDGAIFLLDEAFTYIDSDTKRKIMRRLSEYWKNKLVIVIDEDDGILKYFDRVFLLSGGKLKEITKSTKSSIWG; this comes from the coding sequence ATGGTCAATAGATTTAAAAAATATATAAAGGTATATCTGTTTTCATTTAAGAAGCTCCTTAAATACGGAAAGGCTTCACCTGTAATTTTTTTCTTTTGTAACATTGTTCAGATTGCAACGGAAGTCCTAGATACGTTTATTACGGGTTCGTTTGTTGCCTCACTTGTGGAGTTGGTTATTGAAGTTCCCAAAGTCTCTTTTGATAACTGGCAGGAGATACTCGGCTTTGTGTTAGGGACTAATGCGCTTAGATATGGTCTTATAAAAATCGCTTTAAGTTTGGTTAATAGAGTTAGAAATTACATTATAGAGGTAATTTCAGACAAATTTTATACCGATTCTTGGAAATTATTTAATATAGATTTGGCAGAAAAATTCTCCCGATTAAACCTAGAGGAGGTAGAATCAACCAATTTCCTTGATCTTTTAAACAAAGTTAGAAACAACTGGTATTATAAATTCGACGAGTTCTATATAACAACAAGAGATCTTATCAGCTCTTTATTTGGATTTATAGCTACAGGCTTAATAATTTGGCAACATAACCCTACGTGGTTTTTTATAATTCTTGCTTTTGTAATTCCTGAAGGCATTTTGTTAATAATACTTGCGGCAGTAGATCAAAAGAGAATAGATCAAGATACCGTTGATAACGTTATAAGTGATTATTCATTAACAACGCTTTTGGATACAAGGTCTGTAGAAGAGAAGCGAGTTGACGGAATTTTTAAACTTTTCAAGCGAAAATACATTGATACAATGGAAAATATTGGGAGCCGATACTTGAAATTTGCCGGTAAAAGATCGTTCTTACGGCTTGTGTTTAACCTTTTCTCAATGGGGTGTTTGTTCTTTTATCAAATAAAAGTAATCGTTCAAACAATCACAGCAAGGCTATCTGTTTCCAACGGTATCTATCTGTTTGGGTTTCTTGATTATTTCTGGAATAAGGCAAACACATTATTCTTACAGTTGGTTGGGTTTTTTACTTTAAATGGTTATCTCGAGTATTTTTATGATTTAGAAAATCTTCCAACAATGCATGAACAAAGCACTGGAAACAGAAAAATGCCAACCAAAAACTTGAGCCTTTCGCTAGTCGATTTTTCGTTTAATTATCCCAACTCCGACAAGGAGGTTTTACAAAGGGTTAATTTTAGTACCCAACCCAATGAAAAAATATTATTTCTTGGTAAAGATGGTTCGGGTAAAAGCTCAATTATAAAAGTTCTAACGGGATTGTATAAAATAAAGACCGGTGATATTCAAATTAATGGGACGTCAATAAAAGACTTTGCACCCGGCGAGTTAAAGAATTCAATATCGGCTGTGTTTGATGACTTTGGCCGGTACTACTACTCTATTAGAGACAATATAATGCTTGGTGATATCGGGAAACCCTTTAGTGTTCAAAAATATAAAAAGGCTTTGGAAGTAACGCTTTTGGATGAATGGATGGAGGAAAGCAATATTAGTGATCAGACACTGCTTGGGAAAATTAATGACGACGGTATCGAAATTCCTTCCGGTCATTGGCAAAGAATAGCATTGGCTCGGGCTGTATATGGTGACGGCGCGATTTTTCTTCTTGATGAGGCGTTTACCTATATCGACTCAGATACAAAGCGAAAGATAATGAGAAGACTTTCAGAGTATTGGAAAAATAAGCTTGTGATTGTGATTGATGAAGATGATGGAATTTTAAAATACTTCGATAGGGTATTTCTTTTGTCGGGAGGTAAACTAAAAGAAATTACTAAGTCTACCAAGTCTTCCATTTGGGGGTAA
- a CDS encoding DNA primase: protein MDIANQIKESIDIVDYIGRIVPLTQRGRNYFGLCPFHSEKTPSFSVNPDMQIFKCFGCGESGDLISFVQKYQHVDFPEALEILAPEAGVDISKFKYSDPEASSKKKLYDLYFRVADFYHKVLLSKHGIKAQKYLADRGFSKTVWKNFNIGYAPKENNFLTSRLKEKYTSKEILESGLTKPGQLSDKFYDRVIFPLKDTRGRVVGFSARIIDRFDKRPKYLNSPETPIFKKRDNLFGLYEASQSIIKKDFVLLVEGQTDVISSHSTGVKNIVAPLGTSLTENQLLSIKKYTDNLYVAFDSDLAGQKALIRTADIAHKKGFSVSAVNIPYGKDIDECIKKDPKLYISAIKSAKNVIEYLLNKLPTETIAQKKRVLSLLVKLITGVTDPVTKRSYIDTVSDFFELTSETIENLTKSTLKEDFTETINEVVHKNKGIMEREKYYLAILIQVKTLRKKSNFVKPSSLQTPVLQKILAHIVKAGIKTTPPEKLESTWKLLKVYLLPSDDLTILEADLKRLVKEIKIRKIQSQITTLKTGLQGRETTKAFNRLIKRLALLKNE from the coding sequence ATGGATATTGCTAATCAAATAAAAGAGTCAATTGATATTGTCGATTACATTGGACGTATTGTTCCACTTACTCAAAGAGGTCGAAACTACTTTGGGCTTTGTCCTTTCCATTCAGAGAAAACTCCATCATTTTCCGTTAATCCCGACATGCAAATATTTAAATGTTTTGGCTGTGGCGAAAGTGGTGATTTGATATCTTTCGTACAAAAGTATCAACACGTTGACTTCCCTGAAGCACTTGAAATTTTGGCGCCCGAGGCGGGTGTCGATATTAGCAAGTTTAAGTACTCTGACCCGGAGGCCTCTTCAAAAAAGAAACTATATGATCTTTATTTTCGTGTTGCCGATTTCTATCACAAGGTACTTTTATCAAAACATGGGATTAAGGCTCAAAAGTATCTTGCCGACAGGGGATTCTCTAAAACTGTCTGGAAAAACTTTAATATTGGATATGCACCCAAAGAAAATAATTTTCTTACATCGCGACTAAAAGAGAAGTATACTTCAAAAGAAATTCTTGAATCCGGACTTACAAAACCAGGACAGCTTTCCGACAAATTCTATGACAGAGTTATTTTCCCACTAAAAGACACACGGGGTAGAGTAGTCGGTTTTAGTGCAAGAATAATAGACAGATTCGACAAGCGTCCCAAATATTTGAACTCCCCCGAGACCCCAATATTTAAAAAACGTGACAATTTATTTGGACTTTATGAAGCCTCTCAAAGTATTATTAAAAAAGACTTTGTACTTCTTGTTGAGGGACAAACCGATGTAATCTCATCCCATTCTACCGGAGTAAAAAATATTGTTGCTCCGTTGGGAACAAGCCTAACCGAGAATCAACTTTTGTCAATAAAAAAATATACCGATAATCTATACGTTGCATTTGATTCCGATTTGGCCGGTCAGAAAGCTTTGATTCGAACTGCCGATATTGCGCATAAAAAGGGATTCTCAGTGTCCGCTGTCAATATCCCTTATGGAAAGGATATTGACGAATGTATTAAGAAAGACCCTAAACTTTATATTTCAGCCATAAAATCAGCAAAAAACGTTATTGAATACCTGCTTAACAAACTTCCTACGGAGACAATAGCCCAGAAAAAAAGAGTACTTTCACTACTTGTAAAGCTCATAACCGGAGTAACTGATCCTGTAACCAAGCGTAGTTATATTGACACTGTTTCAGATTTTTTTGAACTTACTTCTGAAACGATTGAAAATTTAACCAAATCTACCTTAAAAGAAGATTTCACCGAAACAATAAACGAAGTTGTTCATAAGAATAAGGGAATCATGGAACGAGAAAAATATTATCTGGCAATCTTAATCCAGGTAAAAACACTTAGAAAGAAATCAAACTTTGTAAAACCATCAAGCCTTCAAACACCCGTTTTACAAAAAATTCTTGCACACATCGTCAAAGCCGGAATAAAAACGACTCCACCCGAAAAGCTTGAATCTACCTGGAAACTTCTTAAGGTTTATCTTCTTCCAAGTGACGACCTTACTATTCTTGAAGCCGATCTTAAAAGATTGGTAAAAGAAATAAAAATTCGAAAAATTCAGTCCCAAATAACTACATTGAAAACTGGGTTACAAGGCAGAGAGACAACAAAGGCCTTTAACCGATTAATAAAACGCCTAGCACTATTGAAAAATGAATAG
- the aspS gene encoding aspartate--tRNA(Asn) ligase, which yields MRLRSLNEFSSNIDKTITVRGWLNDFRDIGKIAFATLRFDNNLIQLVLDKRDVVSELTNIYAGSVLEVEGILKKSNSRDYTYEIVNPTVKILVKVKEPPPVEYYKKDLDINLDTDLDHRSLTLRNEKHRAIFKTQAGILRAFSESLIRQGFIQFRAPVLLGVPSESGADVFEVKYYDKKAYLAQSPQIHKQIMVGVFGKVFTIASAFRAEKHNTSRHIMELTQLDAEMGFIDSYDEILDVAEQTVRDIIKYLEENHSADIKTCGVTLPLLPKDKFPRIKVKEIHKLIEKETGKSSKREELDLDPEDEKFLGEWSKKNYSSDFVWVLNFKKNKNFYTWNNPDDPDESLSYDLVCRGLEWLSGTHRIHEYDKLIANMKEKGLTLEKYPHYLEAFKYGIPAEGGFSFGLERMTMQIFELKNIREATLFPSDLKRVAGQSIK from the coding sequence ATGAGACTTCGCAGTCTTAACGAATTTTCCTCAAATATTGATAAAACTATTACCGTTCGAGGATGGCTAAATGACTTTAGAGACATTGGAAAGATTGCTTTTGCTACACTTAGATTTGACAATAATTTAATTCAACTTGTTTTGGATAAGAGAGATGTCGTGTCTGAATTAACTAACATCTACGCAGGATCTGTACTTGAGGTTGAAGGTATACTTAAGAAATCAAACTCCCGTGACTATACTTACGAAATTGTTAACCCAACCGTTAAAATATTAGTTAAAGTCAAGGAACCTCCACCGGTTGAATATTATAAAAAAGATCTGGATATAAATCTGGATACCGATCTTGACCACAGATCACTTACCCTTAGAAACGAAAAACACAGGGCAATTTTTAAGACCCAGGCGGGGATTCTAAGAGCATTCTCGGAATCACTAATCAGACAGGGATTTATTCAGTTTAGAGCACCTGTTTTACTTGGAGTACCTTCGGAAAGTGGGGCGGATGTTTTTGAAGTCAAATATTATGACAAAAAGGCATACTTGGCACAAAGCCCACAGATTCACAAACAAATAATGGTTGGCGTTTTTGGAAAGGTCTTTACAATTGCATCGGCCTTCAGGGCAGAAAAGCACAATACAAGTCGACATATAATGGAACTAACCCAACTCGATGCTGAAATGGGCTTTATTGATAGCTATGATGAGATCCTAGATGTTGCAGAGCAAACCGTACGTGATATTATTAAATATCTTGAGGAAAACCATAGTGCCGATATAAAAACTTGTGGAGTTACGCTTCCATTACTTCCCAAAGATAAATTCCCAAGAATTAAAGTCAAAGAAATACACAAGTTAATCGAAAAAGAAACAGGAAAAAGTAGTAAACGTGAAGAACTTGATCTTGACCCGGAGGATGAGAAGTTTTTAGGGGAGTGGAGTAAAAAGAATTACAGTTCAGATTTTGTTTGGGTTCTAAACTTCAAGAAAAATAAAAATTTCTATACCTGGAATAATCCCGACGATCCGGATGAATCATTAAGTTATGACCTTGTTTGTAGGGGACTGGAGTGGTTATCAGGAACCCATAGAATTCACGAATATGATAAATTGATTGCCAATATGAAGGAAAAAGGGCTCACACTTGAAAAATATCCTCATTACCTTGAGGCTTTCAAGTATGGAATACCTGCTGAGGGTGGATTCTCATTTGGACTCGAGCGAATGACAATGCAGATCTTCGAACTTAAAAACATTCGAGAGGCTACACTTTTCCCAAGTGACTTGAAACGTGTTGCCGGTCAATCGATTAAATAA
- a CDS encoding tyrosine-type recombinase/integrase, which produces MIRYDEALKLLEEHLVQKNRSKYTIQSYINDLRQLVAYLGSRDYDAIEKVPLDVLNDFKTHLNTQKYSVKSISRKVNSVRLLFRFLNKQGLIPENTAKDLSHPKFRNAPPRVLSQTEYRAIRDASASDTKLYSIIEILLQTGLRVGELVRLKVSDFKDSSPKPSLFIDKYQSQPERNVQLNNKSYTALKRWLSVRPEVNSDYIYITRTAKPIIVRNLRTSLLRIFKKAGVENATVNDLRNTYIAYCLANKVPKEKVAEIVGHKNLSTTDRYKNLMQVEEPKAKDIEL; this is translated from the coding sequence GTGATTAGATACGACGAAGCCCTTAAACTACTCGAAGAGCACTTAGTTCAGAAGAATCGTTCCAAGTACACAATACAATCTTATATCAACGATCTAAGACAACTTGTAGCATATCTAGGTTCTCGAGATTATGACGCAATTGAAAAAGTTCCGCTTGACGTTCTAAACGACTTTAAAACTCACCTTAATACTCAAAAATATTCCGTCAAGAGTATTTCAAGGAAGGTAAACAGTGTTCGATTATTGTTTAGGTTCTTAAACAAACAAGGGCTTATTCCGGAAAACACAGCTAAGGATCTTTCTCATCCCAAATTTAGAAATGCACCTCCACGTGTACTGTCACAAACTGAATATCGTGCAATTCGTGATGCAAGCGCAAGCGACACAAAACTTTACAGTATAATCGAAATACTGTTACAGACTGGACTTAGGGTAGGTGAATTAGTCCGATTAAAGGTCTCGGATTTTAAAGACTCTTCACCCAAGCCATCTCTATTTATTGACAAGTACCAAAGTCAACCCGAAAGAAATGTTCAACTGAACAACAAATCCTATACTGCACTAAAAAGGTGGCTGTCGGTAAGACCTGAGGTAAATAGTGACTATATCTACATTACCCGTACGGCGAAACCAATAATTGTTCGTAATCTTAGAACTTCACTGCTTCGTATTTTCAAAAAGGCCGGCGTAGAAAACGCCACCGTCAACGATTTAAGAAACACTTATATTGCTTATTGTCTTGCAAACAAAGTTCCAAAAGAAAAAGTTGCAGAGATTGTTGGACACAAGAACCTCTCAACAACCGATCGATACAAAAATTTAATGCAGGTTGAGGAACCAAAGGCAAAGGACATTGAACTGTAA
- a CDS encoding membrane protein insertion efficiency factor YidD has product MRNLVIKTIALYQKTLSFDHAIWANPDRFRVCIYQPSCSEYTKIAVERFGTIRGLWMGFLRVLSCNPFNRPAFDPVPDKPYWVRAIIKKRDKK; this is encoded by the coding sequence ATGCGCAATTTAGTAATAAAAACGATAGCACTATACCAGAAAACACTATCGTTTGACCATGCAATATGGGCAAATCCTGACAGGTTCAGAGTTTGCATATATCAACCAAGCTGTTCAGAGTACACCAAGATTGCCGTAGAACGATTTGGAACTATTCGTGGATTATGGATGGGATTTCTAAGGGTTTTAAGCTGTAATCCCTTTAACAGACCTGCATTTGACCCCGTACCCGATAAACCTTATTGGGTTAGGGCAATAATTAAAAAAAGGGATAAAAAATAA
- a CDS encoding PAS domain S-box protein, producing the protein MERAGCPLQTEALQGVEWIYARVAPKLAVLGPSGDIIDLGEEVGRILAINLAMDAGNTDPDTDISPPPLNLFDLIPEQYKGICHPRLQEFLYPCDGGSGCVPSSLLIPVTVTSNCNGSGWQWVSVALLGRDADRIAITIDTVDTRAYIEAMLSDIVSKLSFPAVILEPTDDEVSISCYNSAFGSLVGCDAGDISGRSLTTIFPQDDEFSQIIIEHMVSGENMIPLIETEIIRSDGVPLTVWLCTVPIVISGQPRILSIFVDVTRYKQAEGVGAEDVLRNINMASQSWAHDVRNLIGLIKLGLDLLMLPDTDQDTVPETVGQLQVSLERMEIALSSLMTYIDLLTERNFEMGQISIVELLERVRAGLNGTAVCNNVNVTFSPIEFLNHNILANRSLALVVMENLIINAIKYTAVKEGRRDVVISATSAPDEIQISVADTGIGIPETELGHIFNRLTRASNVGDISGRGIGLATVQLACIAMGWRIFVESKEGHGTTFTIYIPQTEPTT; encoded by the coding sequence ATGGAAAGAGCAGGTTGTCCCTTACAAACCGAAGCGTTGCAAGGAGTTGAATGGATATATGCGCGAGTAGCGCCCAAGTTGGCAGTTCTAGGCCCTTCCGGAGATATTATTGATCTTGGAGAAGAAGTCGGAAGGATTTTGGCTATTAATTTAGCCATGGATGCAGGTAATACGGACCCAGATACAGACATAAGCCCTCCTCCTTTAAACTTATTTGACCTTATTCCGGAACAATATAAAGGAATTTGTCATCCTAGATTGCAAGAATTTCTGTATCCCTGTGACGGCGGTAGTGGTTGTGTGCCTTCTTCCTTGTTAATTCCGGTTACGGTAACTTCTAATTGTAATGGTTCTGGATGGCAATGGGTTAGTGTTGCGTTACTTGGTAGAGATGCCGACAGGATTGCGATTACCATTGATACCGTTGATACACGGGCATATATAGAGGCAATGCTTTCGGATATTGTTTCGAAGCTTTCTTTTCCTGCAGTTATATTGGAACCAACGGATGATGAAGTATCTATCAGTTGTTACAACAGCGCCTTTGGAAGCCTGGTTGGATGTGATGCCGGAGATATATCTGGTCGGTCATTGACAACGATTTTTCCTCAGGATGATGAGTTCTCTCAAATAATTATTGAACATATGGTTTCGGGTGAAAATATGATTCCTCTTATTGAAACGGAAATAATTAGATCCGATGGAGTTCCTCTAACCGTGTGGCTATGTACCGTTCCAATCGTAATTTCGGGTCAACCGAGGATTCTATCAATCTTTGTTGACGTTACACGTTACAAACAAGCCGAAGGTGTTGGAGCCGAAGATGTGTTAAGGAACATAAATATGGCTTCACAAAGTTGGGCGCATGATGTAAGAAATCTGATTGGTCTAATTAAATTAGGTCTTGACCTTTTAATGCTTCCGGATACAGACCAAGACACTGTGCCGGAGACCGTAGGTCAGTTACAAGTTTCTTTGGAACGAATGGAAATCGCTCTTTCCTCTTTGATGACATATATTGACCTTCTGACAGAAAGAAATTTCGAGATGGGACAGATCAGTATTGTTGAACTCCTTGAGCGGGTAAGAGCAGGCCTTAATGGAACTGCAGTTTGTAATAATGTTAACGTAACTTTTTCACCTATTGAGTTCCTGAATCACAATATTCTTGCAAACCGGTCTCTTGCCTTGGTTGTTATGGAAAATCTTATTATTAACGCTATCAAATATACTGCAGTCAAAGAAGGAAGGAGAGATGTTGTAATAAGTGCCACGTCGGCACCGGATGAAATCCAAATCTCTGTAGCCGACACAGGTATTGGCATTCCTGAAACCGAGCTTGGTCATATTTTTAATAGACTTACCAGAGCTAGTAATGTTGGAGATATTAGTGGTAGAGGTATTGGGCTTGCAACAGTACAGCTTGCGTGTATTGCTATGGGTTGGAGAATCTTCGTTGAAAGCAAAGAAGGACACGGAACAACATTTACTATATATATTCCTCAAACGGAACCGACAACTTAA
- a CDS encoding transcriptional repressor: MDQINNTLKLLGLSEKDISVYLLLNKSKNLTATAISRAIKIPKTTVYRTLDHLKNLGIVNENLTDTKRSYETTGTETLKNLVAEKEQSVKKLKRLLPPTLRELTLLSMQNQKSFEIKSYTGIEGLKQVTWNSSKAKGILRIFEINEMSAFLNYDFCEYTRLEFVKNKVQTHELTNEPAIEGWTNVTEMVKNYWQLRYVDPNELSMGVEILVYNNVVALYNYVDGEIFCVEIYNARLAKMQKQIFDFIWTRGGKFKVLNDHGAAKLI, from the coding sequence ATGGACCAGATTAATAATACCTTAAAATTGCTTGGCTTATCCGAAAAAGACATATCTGTTTACTTGCTTTTGAATAAAAGTAAAAATTTAACCGCAACCGCCATATCTCGTGCCATAAAAATTCCCAAAACTACGGTCTACAGAACACTTGATCATCTTAAGAACCTGGGAATTGTAAATGAAAATCTTACCGATACAAAAAGAAGCTACGAAACAACAGGGACCGAAACCCTAAAAAATCTGGTTGCCGAAAAAGAGCAGTCAGTTAAAAAACTTAAACGACTTTTACCTCCAACACTTAGAGAACTTACTTTGTTGTCAATGCAAAATCAAAAATCGTTTGAAATAAAGTCCTACACAGGAATAGAAGGGTTAAAACAGGTCACATGGAACAGTTCAAAAGCCAAGGGAATACTAAGGATTTTCGAGATAAATGAGATGTCAGCCTTCTTAAACTATGACTTCTGTGAGTATACTAGGCTTGAATTTGTAAAAAACAAGGTTCAAACACATGAATTAACAAATGAACCAGCGATTGAAGGCTGGACAAATGTTACAGAAATGGTAAAAAACTATTGGCAACTTCGATATGTTGATCCCAATGAACTTTCGATGGGTGTCGAAATACTGGTGTATAATAATGTTGTTGCACTATATAATTATGTGGACGGCGAAATCTTTTGTGTTGAAATTTACAACGCACGCCTTGCCAAAATGCAAAAACAGATATTTGATTTCATTTGGACAAGAGGCGGTAAATTTAAGGTTCTTAATGATCACGGAGCGGCAAAACTAATTTAA
- a CDS encoding GNAT family N-acetyltransferase — protein sequence MFRVCVLRDNKTAKEIGEFLTSRYAFDQTWAPNEKAMVRKAAVDSLKNKNHQYWYVKNEGKIIAAIGVRENKYGSGGYEMDSDYLAVHSNFRKKGVGTLLILAMETFVKDRKGRYIHILTCDIDSYKPALKFYEKNGYKRVANIPNYYVKGEGRIDLLKEFT from the coding sequence GTGTTTAGAGTTTGTGTTCTTAGAGATAACAAAACAGCAAAAGAGATAGGCGAGTTTTTGACCTCCAGATATGCGTTTGACCAGACATGGGCACCCAATGAAAAGGCGATGGTTCGAAAAGCTGCAGTCGATAGTCTAAAGAATAAAAATCATCAATATTGGTATGTTAAGAATGAGGGGAAAATAATCGCTGCGATTGGAGTAAGAGAAAATAAGTATGGAAGTGGCGGATATGAGATGGATTCAGATTATTTAGCTGTACACAGTAATTTTCGAAAAAAAGGTGTCGGAACGTTGTTGATTTTGGCAATGGAGACGTTTGTTAAGGACAGGAAGGGTAGATATATTCACATACTGACCTGTGATATTGACTCATACAAACCAGCGCTTAAGTTTTATGAGAAAAATGGATACAAGAGAGTTGCTAATATTCCGAATTACTATGTAAAAGGGGAGGGGAGAATTGACCTTTTGAAGGAGTTTACTTAA